One window of Papaver somniferum cultivar HN1 chromosome 9, ASM357369v1, whole genome shotgun sequence genomic DNA carries:
- the LOC113310338 gene encoding BTB/POZ and MATH domain-containing protein 4-like isoform X2: MPELFSSEKNSLISPTSSRSVTETINGSHKFVIQGYSLAKGMGIGKHIASETFTVGGYQWAIYFYPDGKNPEDNSAYVSVFIALASEGTDVRALFELTLVDQSGKGKHKVHSHFDRSLESGPYTLKYRGSMWGYKRFYRRAVLETSDFLKDDCLKIDCTVGVVVSQTDCSRLHSIQVPDSDIGSHFGMLLENQEGSDIVFNVAGEKFHAHKLVLAARSPVFRDELMDGMDEDECEVVVKDLEPKVFKAMLHFIYKDALLEDEELVASTASCVSDTLVGKLLAAADKYGLVRLRLMCESYLCKDIAINSVATTLALADSYHATELKAVCLKFAAENLAGAPPQVTEIRESGTEPRVSD; the protein is encoded by the exons ATGCCAGAATTATTTTCATCAGAGAAGAATAGTTTGATATCTCCAACAAGTTCTAGGTCAGTGACAGAGACTATTAATGGGTCTCATAAATTTGTGATACAAGGTTATTCATTGGCGAAAGGGATGGGAATTGGTAAACATATAGCTAGTGAGACTTTTACTGTTGGAGGTTATCAATGGGCGATTTATTTTTATCCAGATGGGAAGAATCCTGAAGATAATTCAGCTTATGTTTCTGTGTTCATTGCTTTAGCAAGTGAAGGTACAGATGTTAGAGCGCTATTTGAGTTGACACTGGTGGATCAGAGTGGGAAAGGAAAACATAAAGTTCATAGTCATTTTGATCGTTCGTTAGAGAGTGGACCGTATACCTTGAAATATCGTGGGAGTATGTG GGGTTACAAGAGGTTTTATAGACGAGCGGTGCTTGAAACGTCAGATTTTCTTAAGGACGACTGCTTAAAAATTGATTGCACAGTTGGTGTTGTAGTTTCGCAAACAGATTGCTCAAGATTACACTCCATTCAGGTTCCAGATTCTGATATTGGATCCCACTTTGGTATGCTACTTGAGAATCAGGAAGGTTCAGATATTGTTTTCAACGTAGCTGGAGAAAAGTTTCATGCTCACAAGTTGGTATTGGCTGCGCGATCCCCTGTATTTAGAGATGAATTGATGGATGGTATGGATGAAGACGAATGTGAGGTAGTTGTTAAAGATCTGGAGCCGAAAGTTTTTAAG GCTATGCTCCACTTTATATACAAAGATGCTCTGCTTGAAGATGAGGAGTTAGTCGCATCAACAGCATCTTGTGTTTCTGATACATTAGTTGGGAAGTTATTAGCTGCTGCAGATAAGTACGGTTTGGTGAGACTCAGATTGATGTGTGAGTCTTACTTGTGCAAAGATATAGCCATTAATTCAGTTGCAACTACTCTGGCGTTGGCCGACAGTTATCATGCCACGGAGCTAAAAGCTGTCTGTCTGAAATTTGCGGCTGAAAACCTTGCAG GAGCTCCTCCCCAAGTAACTGAAATTCGGGAATCGGGAACGGAGCCTAGGGTTTCGGATTGA